The Drosophila sulfurigaster albostrigata strain 15112-1811.04 chromosome 3, ASM2355843v2, whole genome shotgun sequence genomic sequence AAAATGAATTGCATAGTTAGTGGACATTTAAATGGTGGCCAGTTCTTTATTTGTCATTTCTGTTAAACTCACCTCCTCCATGTCCATGTAACCGGCGACCTCAGAAAACATTTCATCGACAGCTAACGAGGGTTTCATGTTTAAATCCATTGCACTACTGTATTTTTCTcttcaaataatttgcaatccAATTGTTTATACTTCAGcctaaaaaaaacaagcgtTGCCACTGtgttaaaaaattatagaGTTGGCAGCACGGCAGAACAGCTGTGCTGACCGCCTTGCGTGTCGCTCAGCTGATGTCATATTTTCCAGAAATTTGGCAGCACTTCAAAAAATACTCAATTggaattattgcatttttgaGAAACAATGGTGCGAGTGGGACTGCAAATCTCAGCAACGCTTGAGAATATTGATAAGGTGGAAATAGATGCCGACTATTCCTTCTTCTTTAAGTTAACCTGCAGCAACTGCGGCGAAACTTCCGACAAATGGCATGATGTTACTGAATCGGAACGCGTGCAGCAGGATTCCCGTAATCCAGATGGATTCAACTTTTACATGAAGTGCAAGATGTGCGGTCGTGAGAACAGCATTGATGTAGTCGAAAAGTCCAGTGGTAAATAGGTTGATTAGTTACTCGATCAACTTAAGTTGACTACTTTCTCTTTATTCTTATAGTACCCTACACAGGTGACGATGCCGGCAAGTTTAAGACCATCGTGGTCTTCGATTGCCGCGGTGTGGAACCTGTGGAGTTCTCACCACGCTCGGGCTGGAAAGTACACTCTGCTGAGAATGGTCAGGTCTTTGAGGATGTCGATTTCTCGGATGACGATTGGGTGGAATACGATCAGAAGAACAAAGAGTCCATCGGTGTTTATGAATTCAATTCCAAGTTTATCAAACTAAAAAAGTAACTTGCATTTAAAGTCATCTTGAAATAAagaatttgttaataattaaaaacaatgtcACATAGAGAAGCATTTTTTCTTGCAGATTTACTTTTCACATAGAAAATTAAGAGTACGATGAgtctaataaatatataaaatatagataaTTTAACAATTAGTCGTTTAATATTATGTTGAGGCTTTTTAAGACACTATGATGGTATTATGCAGAAATCTGCACTTATGTTAATGTGAAACAAATGTGTGTTATCATTTTCATATGCATCGACATATGtacattattaaatatatatactctatatatatattatggtAGGTAGCCGTATAATGGAATAAACTCAACGACACTGGTTAAAAGTGATAGCCTTAGgttataaattaatgaatgcGTCAGTAagattaaactttaaattatatcaTACACACAAGTGTCATGTTCATTCAATTTAACTGGAACTTAAtaacattttcgtttttttgttttgtttagaaaataaattcaattcggCTTTTAGTGGCACTTATCGGCCACAATGGGAAACCGTACAACGCGAATCTCATTGCCGTAGTCACAaacaaccgaatcgcaggcgagcATCATGATTTTGGGGCACAGCTGCAGGTTGGCAAAGTCCAATTTGACTTCTCGCGCAGGTTGCCCCGTTCGCACATCCCACACAATTAGGGAACCTGAGGCAAAACAGATCGCAATTAGAATTTGTCGTATCATTATCATTGTTTTAACTTACCCATTTTGCTTGTTACTAACAAGGATGGTGTTAGCATTAACAAGCTGGAATAGGCATTTGAGATGTTTATGGTGGTCAGCAGATTGCCCTGGAAGCGTTCCCACACACAAATACGCTCATCCGTGCCCAGCGAGATGACATAACTGGGCGCACAGGCCAAACAGCTGACGGCACCATCATGCGCTTGAATGTTATACATGCATGCGCCTGTGAATAGATCCCAGACACACAGCAGCCCGTCCTGGGAGCCAGAGCCACCAGTGCCTGGCTGCCAGCGATCTACAAAGAGACAGGTGATGGGGCCGCAGTGTCCGTGCAGCGTGTACTCCACATCCGATTTGTTGAGGCAATAAACCTGCGGCAAATGAAACCAAAAAACCGCTTAGCGTGGGTTTtcattaaatcattttgtcACTCACTTTGAGAGTGTGATCCTGGCTGCCAGTGAAGACCATGTCATTGACCACCTGCATGCAGGTAATTGGTTGCTGATGTGCCAATCTCACACCCTCCAGTGTTATCTTCATCTCCTCCTTTGTTGTCTTTTGCGGGGCttcttgttgtttctgctgctgctgcatcatTATTCCAAGACTGCCCGTTGAGCCAGTTCGCACATGAGCTTTACACAGATAAAGACAGCGATTAAACAAAAAGTTCGTATATATTAAGTAAACTTATCACTTACTGCGTCTGTAGGCGGAGGTGAAGCCCCAATCGATCTGCTTGCCCTTGTAATAGGTCTCCAGACGATAGAAATCAAGTCGACCATTCAGGCGCGCCACGATCACCCGATCTCCATTcagatgaatgtgtgtgatgCCCTGGTTGCGTTTAGCATCCTCCTGGTAGGCACACTTGAGCACACCGGCGGGTGCTTCCCATAGCTCGACTCGTCCATTGGCACAGCCGACGGCAATCAGATTATCAAAGTAGTCGATGCACCAAATCGGCGAACTGGGCAGCTTACGCAACAGTGTGTGTCCATCCGGACGTGGCTGGGCTATCTGCATATCGTTGCGTCCAATGCTGGTTAACTGCTCGCCACTGCGACCATCCCAGACACGGATCTGACCCTTCAGGCAACAGCTGATTATGTAGTTGCCGTCGGAGACGAGGCATTCAATACGATGCTTATGGCCGGCAATCTGGGTGGGCACACCCTCGAGTATGTGCTcggtttgtgtgtgtggcgcctCCGATTCATGCCAGCTGGAACGCCATTCGGCGTAGTTGCGCGTGCAAATGCAGCGATAAAAGACCACCATGGTGTAGCAGAGCACAAAGATGCTAATGCAGCACAGCAAAATGGCAAAGAAGATCTCCATGGGACTCTTGGGCACCAGCGGCATGCCTCCTGGCATTACCATTGGTGACTCGCGACGCACATCGTCATCATTGAAATCCAAGGGATCCAGCGCCGCAGCCAGAGCTTTCCACTGGAAGttctgctgcagttgctcctgCGGATTGCGCAGCAACGTCGCCAGTTCGGGCGAGATGGCGTGGGTCAATCGAATGGTGGGCAACAGAGTCACATATTGCCCACTTAGCGACACATTGTACTGCTTCATGATGGTCGACCAGTGGAAATTCGATAGAAAATAGTTCAGTTCAAAGTTGGGATATCTCAAGCGTAGCAACTCGGCCGCCGTCTCGTTCACCTCCGTCGGCGACTGTTCTCGATCCGTTGCTGGTGTCACATAGTTAGGTGTGCCAAGCCGCTCCCCGGTTTGTTTGAATCCCTGTAGAAAGCTGCTGACAGCGCCGCGAGTTGCCTGTAGATGCCGTTGCAGTTCGTAGGTGGTGCTCATGGTGCCGTTTGTTTGCATGCTGAAGAGCTGTTCGAGGCAGCCTGAGTTGTAGACAATCGAGCAAATCCACACGCTCATCCAGATCATGAAGGCGCGCTGAAAGAAACGCGTGCGTGCCCAGAAGTTCACAATTTTAATGCGTTTGGGAATACGTGGCTCCTGGCCTGaaccatgtccgctatgtccatTCACCAAGCTGCTGCGATCCGCGACCACGCCATCGGCAAAGCACAACTTCGGATGCGATTGAGAACGTTGAAAAGTTCCGGGCACAAATGGCGGAAGCGTTGGTGGCGTTGCGCCAAAAAAGCGAAAGTCCTGGCGGCTCAACGATCCCGCTCCATGCTGTCCATTGCCCATTGTGCAGCTTAGCATCATCTTGGGCAGATGTTTGGCCTCCGTGGTGTACTCAGCACGTTTGATATTCATGGCCAGTATTGTGGAGAAGAGCAGCATTTGAAGCATAAAGTCCGAAAGCAGGCCGACAATGGCGAAGATGCAAAACTCCTGAATGACGGGCACAAAGGTGGCCAATCCAATGGTCAAGATCGTGATCTCAGTGAGCAGCGTCTTGGAGATATGCCAACCCTCCTTGCTCAGAGCCTGTGCCACGCGGATCTTCACATCAAAGGTTTCGTTCATTGAGACAACGCTCCTGGTTATCACCAGACTATTCTCCAGTCCCACCAATATGACCAGGTACGGAAATATATCCTTTGACTGCAGGGATATAGTCAAGCCGAAGAAGAAGCACAGTCCCAACGACATCGCCAGGCTGCCCAATGTGGTAACCACACTGCAGAGGGCCAGAAGTATTCGGGAACGGAAAACATCAATCTTCCGCACGGAGAAATAAACGTAGACAAACACCAGGATAAACGCCACGGATAACGGCAGGAATTCCCAGATCTTGTATTCGCCAGGATAAAAGATATACGTTATAGTTGAGGGCTCCTCGACGTCTCCTCCGGTTGGACCCGCTGTCAATGGTGGGTAGTATCGCAACAATTTCTCCTTCAGCGTCTCCAGATACTCGGCATCGTTTTGCTTTAGGATCAGCGTCATGGCGTACTGGATTATGCGAGAGCGTGCGCGAAGCGGATAGCGCTTGAATCCCGTATCCTGCATGGGAAGTCCAAAGAGCATTTCCGCAATCGACACTTTCGATTTTTGTAGATTCTGAAATGTAACAAAACGACCGATTAACAAAAAGGTTGCAGATAGATAAAGATATTGATTAAAGATAGTTGATCGATGGTCTAGTTATCGCTTATCTCTGGAGTGCAAAAATCTCTCAATGACTGGAACGGGCTCTGTGATTGATTAATTGTCAGGTGAATCATATTTGTGGCACGCGCGAATCACGTCATCAATTGTATTCCCCATTTCATCATGACTGAACCAGTTCCACAATTAATCTCAACCGCATTTCGTTTTATGATTCAAATTATAAAGCAAGCTCACATCTCTGGCCTTTAACTAGATGATCTAATTCAATGTATAAAAACCACAAACTCGaaagtgaatttatttttcaccAGCTCCTTTTTCTTATTATCAAATTCATAAtataaaccacaaaaaatttatattagaCATCTAGTGCTGTggttaattttcaatttttattactaaattCATTGAATggacaaataaaaatacctttATT encodes the following:
- the LOC133842365 gene encoding UPF0587 protein GA18326, which translates into the protein MVRVGLQISATLENIDKVEIDADYSFFFKLTCSNCGETSDKWHDVTESERVQQDSRNPDGFNFYMKCKMCGRENSIDVVEKSSVPYTGDDAGKFKTIVVFDCRGVEPVEFSPRSGWKVHSAENGQVFEDVDFSDDDWVEYDQKNKESIGVYEFNSKFIKLKK
- the LOC133842355 gene encoding sterol regulatory element-binding protein cleavage-activating protein, whose amino-acid sequence is MAAATDGSAKTAAAAAASTTTTLPLMANGSSAATNNKSPKIKANSPQSVGTATSASSSSSSSSGLPASVAHFYYKHGLFLSSYPTCASSIALMAILLSCYPLMNIPLPGTIPTKIVLPYEGRYTPLFGEASPPTFSSGFNQSGSSASAAGQPPPPSSPSGSSSSSSSSASTSTSSPLVNGSSSDRGNLPWAQSNPALYVQQIALRVSVLPWTDEMQLMDAFRAPLYEVFKLLEIVRNHQSSENQRTLEQNCLHVENVKRGVQGQLDQIFPEYGCLLLSPANLWAQNTQNFTRDTNILNTIFQYHNLQKSKVSIAEMLFGLPMQDTGFKRYPLRARSRIIQYAMTLILKQNDAEYLETLKEKLLRYYPPLTAGPTGGDVEEPSTITYIFYPGEYKIWEFLPLSVAFILVFVYVYFSVRKIDVFRSRILLALCSVVTTLGSLAMSLGLCFFFGLTISLQSKDIFPYLVILVGLENSLVITRSVVSMNETFDVKIRVAQALSKEGWHISKTLLTEITILTIGLATFVPVIQEFCIFAIVGLLSDFMLQMLLFSTILAMNIKRAEYTTEAKHLPKMMLSCTMGNGQHGAGSLSRQDFRFFGATPPTLPPFVPGTFQRSQSHPKLCFADGVVADRSSLVNGHSGHGSGQEPRIPKRIKIVNFWARTRFFQRAFMIWMSVWICSIVYNSGCLEQLFSMQTNGTMSTTYELQRHLQATRGAVSSFLQGFKQTGERLGTPNYVTPATDREQSPTEVNETAAELLRLRYPNFELNYFLSNFHWSTIMKQYNVSLSGQYVTLLPTIRLTHAISPELATLLRNPQEQLQQNFQWKALAAALDPLDFNDDDVRRESPMVMPGGMPLVPKSPMEIFFAILLCCISIFVLCYTMVVFYRCICTRNYAEWRSSWHESEAPHTQTEHILEGVPTQIAGHKHRIECLVSDGNYIISCCLKGQIRVWDGRSGEQLTSIGRNDMQIAQPRPDGHTLLRKLPSSPIWCIDYFDNLIAVGCANGRVELWEAPAGVLKCAYQEDAKRNQGITHIHLNGDRVIVARLNGRLDFYRLETYYKGKQIDWGFTSAYRRTHVRTGSTGSLGIMMQQQQKQQEAPQKTTKEEMKITLEGVRLAHQQPITCMQVVNDMVFTGSQDHTLKVYCLNKSDVEYTLHGHCGPITCLFVDRWQPGTGGSGSQDGLLCVWDLFTGACMYNIQAHDGAVSCLACAPSYVISLGTDERICVWERFQGNLLTTINISNAYSSLLMLTPSLLVTSKMGSLIVWDVRTGQPAREVKLDFANLQLCPKIMMLACDSVVCDYGNEIRVVRFPIVADKCH